In Peromyscus eremicus chromosome 2, PerEre_H2_v1, whole genome shotgun sequence, a single genomic region encodes these proteins:
- the Cptp gene encoding ceramide-1-phosphate transfer protein, producing MDGPETDFNLKVVLVSFKQCLTEEGEVLLDHYIASWKGLVRFLNSLGAVFSFISKDVVSKLQIMEHLRNSPQYEHYTSLQSMVAYEVGNKLVDIDRRSRSRYPNSGCRTVLRLHRALHWLRLFLEGLHTSPEDARTSTLCSDAYNATLAAYHSWIIRQAVTVAFCALPTRKVFLEAMNVGSSEQAVEMLGEALPFIEHVYDISQKLYAEHSLLDLP from the exons ATGGATGGCCCAGAGACAGATTTCAACCTTAAAGTCGTCTTGGTCAGCTTCAAGCAGTGTCTCACTGAGGAGGGAGAGGTGCTGCTGGACCACTATATCGCCAGCTGGAAGGGACTAGTCAG GTTTCTGAACAGCCTGGGTGCCGTCTTCTCATTCATTTCCAAGGATGTGGTCTCAAAGCTGCAGATAATGGAACATCTGAGGAACAGCCCACAGTATGAACACTACACTAGCTTGCAGTCCATGGTAGCCTATGAGGTGGGCAACAAGCTGGTGGACATAGATAGACGCTCCCGTTCCCGATACCCTAACTCAGGTTGCCGGACTGTGCTGCGCCTACATCGTGCTCTGCACTGGCTACGGCTGTTCCTGGAAGGCCTGCACACCAGCCCTGAGGATGCTCGTACCTCCACACTCTGCAGTGATGCCTATAATGCCACACTGGCTGCCTATCACTCCTGGATCATACGTCAAGCTGTCACTGTggctttctgtgccctgcccacACGCAAGGTCTTCCTCGAGGCCATGAATGTGGGGTCCTCTGAGCAAGCAGTGGAGATGCTGGGAGAGGCCCTACCCTTCATTGAGCATGTGTATGACATCTCCCAGAAGCTCTATGCTGAGCATTCCCTGCTAGACCTACCTTAG